The DNA segment tctttcttgcaTCAATTTTCTTGGTGATTTTGTTGTCGTTACCTCATTGCCTCACGCTCTCTCTGCCTGTTTTTGCCTTTTTCACTGTCAAAAATTCTGTCTTTGTTGTCCATTTGTATTTGTTTCAATCGTCACttgattttgaaaaatttttcttttctcttttaattaaaaCCACATAGAAAACACGCAGTTTTGGTCTTCTTTTGTGGGCTTGTGATGACCACTACTCTGTTCTTTTCCTTGTCCGGCTGTACATAAATCCCCTGTTATTTCAAATTCATATCTTTTTCTGATTGTTCAAGTTTAATTCAAAACCCATCTTACAAAATCGATTGCTTCCACCGTTTTTAgcattcaattaaaaaaaaaattgtttagtTTCTATCGGTTTTTCGTTTTTACCTCGATCGGTTCTGTTCTGCTGCTGTTTCTCTATTAATGATTTTTCCTTGATTACTTTCTCTCTCTCGCAAAGCTGTTTCTTGGTTGTGGCCCTTGTAGGTTCTCCATACAACTCTCtctttggctttttttttttttaaaatataatttttccttttttggATGTCCATTGAGATTATTGTGCTTTCTCTCACAGTCTCACTCACAAAAACACACATCTTGATCTAAAAAATCTAAATTCCTTGGGATTACATCGCGTATTTTTCGCTGTCTCCGCGTACCCACCTACCAAAAGTCGTTGCTTTCCCTCCCTTTCTCATAAACCTCTCTGCCACAACCCTCAAGTCTCACCCCTTATACAGAAAAGAGGCAATAAAAGTTTTATCAATAAATAATCCATTTGACTACTTTATCATCGCTTTTGCCCAATCCCATTTTCCCTCAATTCCTAGAGGTCTCCACTACAATGGGTAATTCTTGGTTTCTCAAATGGGTTTTGCTTTTAGGCCTATTGGGAACTTGTGTTTATGGTCTAGGGGTTAATTGGGGAACCCAGGCTACTCACAAATTACCACCAAAGGCAGTGGTGCAAATGTTGAAGGACAATGGGATCCAAAAAGTGAAGCTTTTTGACGCAGACCGAAACACTATGAGTGCACTTGCTGGAACTGGCATCGAAGTCATGGTGGCGATACCCAATGACCAACTCGCTGCCATGAATGATTATAATCGTGCCAAGGATTGGGTCCAGAGGAATGTCTCAATCTACAACTTCAATGGAGGGGTTAACATCAAGTAAGTTAAAGCTTTTTGTACAAGTTTTTGTGGttctctgttgagtttgctgtgTGGATGAAACCGACACCGATTCAAGTTTCTTTTGTCTGACTTGTGAGTTTGAATAACGTTAAAATGCGGGGTTTACATGGTTTTGattgttattgttattttttGTGTTGGTCTTTCCTTTGTTTTATCGGAGTTGCATAAGATGTTGATATGATAGTTGTATATATTGTACGTATAgaagaaattgatttttttttttttattgaatttctgAAATTTTTGTTTTGGGGAAGCTGATATATACTATGTTAATTTCTTTAGTCTCAATTTTGATTATGTGATTGTGGTTTTATTTGTTATTGCCAAAACTGGTGTGCGCGCCTTTTCCTTGGTAAACCTGAATTTTGTTAACTTGCTGATATATCATGaaggcatttgagaaatttgatgTTCTGGAGAGGCTGATTTCAAGTTGATTTCTTTGTTCCAATGATGTGGTTAATGGTTCACAGGTATCAATTATGTGTTTGTCTGGTTTTTGATGGATAACATACTGGAAATAGGTACGAGTATGACTCTGATCATGCAAATTGCAGAAGTTTTTGCTAGATTTTGTTTGTTCTGGAAAATCTAATAATTCTATTTCTTAATTTCATTTGTCAGAAAACTTCGTTGTATTAGTTAATGATCCATATTCTTATTGAGAAATACACCCACTTCTGTTATTCTTGATATATTAAGAGAGGAGATTTTCAACTCATATTTATTTTAGGAAGCAAGTAAAGGTGTTAAATGGTTGACTTGGTTGTTGAATCTGCCACAAGATTGCAGTTGGAATTTGTTAATTAGAAAGATTAATTATTGATTCTAGCAATTTGATGTGCATTAATGCCATGCATGCGAGTTTTAATGTCAAATCTTTGGTCCATTTAAAGTTAATCTTTTTCTAATCTACTTCTTTATTTTGTATCTGTGCTATATTCTCATGGCACATGCTGGTAAGTtctcaaaaaaagaaaaaggtacTTTAGAATCTTACCAGGGACGTCAACTTTACCTGAAGAACTTTAAGTCCCTTTTCTTATAGTCGCAGCAATCAGTCACAGTATTAGATCTTTTCTGtagtttatttattttcaaaaatacATGATTTGGTCCATCACATTATTTTTCTTTAACTATTTAGTCCCTTTGTCTATTTTTGTCAATTTAACCGTTAGTCAAGGGACTAAAATGTGGtcaatggagcttgtggataccttggaaaggagaatggtgaatattgattgcattcaggagactaaatgggtaggagagaaaagcaaagaattaggtaattcagggtacaaactgtggtttaccggaaatgagagaaataagaacggagtgggcataatcatagacaggatattgaaagatgctgtaatagttatgaaaagagtaggagatagaattatactagtaaagctagtactagaaggagaaataataaatgtagttagtgcttatgccccacaaataggactagatagtgagagtaaacaaatgttttggaaagatatggatgatttaatgcaaagcataccgaatgaagagaatgttttcattagtATAGATTTAAATGGACATGTGGGAAGTGATAGGCAagtttatgagaatgttcatggaggttttggttatggcagtcgaaatgaagagggaaaaaacatcctggattttgctattgcatacaacctaatactagcaaatacctactttataaaaagagagtcacatttagtgactttcaaaagtgggcaatatagaagccaaatcgacttcctcttaaccaggaagacaaatagagctctatgcaaggattgcaaggtcattgcaggagaggctttaacaagtcaacatcggttagtggtcttggatgtcaagtttaggaacaattcaagtaagatcagaagaaatagtgtagctcgaacaaagtggtaggagttcaaaggagtaaagcaagtgaagttcaaaaatgagcttctcgagtccgaagcatggaagctggatatggaggccaatgatatgtggatacagatgacatcaaagattagagaagtagctagaaaagtatttGGAGAGTCTAAAAGACATAGACCATCCtcaaaaagagagatggtggtggaatgaggaagtacaaaaggcaatgaagagaaaaagggaatgatataagaaattacctaaatgtgataataatgaggcatatgaatagtataaaatagcaaagaaagaggcagaaaagacagttagtcaagtaagagcataggcctttgaaaagttatattagaaacttggaactaaagaagggaataaagatatttatagattaggaaggaggagagaaagggaaagaaaatatcaagatctcaatcaaattaggtgcattaaggatggagaaattattttaatgatctcttttataatagtcaaaatggtaatagcgtgaatatagactatagaacaatacaaaagaatgtgaattatactagaagaattagatctttagaagtaaatgaagcacttaagagaatgaaagtgggtaaagcctgtggacccgatggaataccaattgaagtgtggaagtgtttgggagatatggaagtggcatggttaactaaattatttaataagattctaaactcaaagaaaatgcctgatgaatagaggaggagtattttagtacctatttttaaaaataagggagatatacagagttgctcgaactataggggaattaaactcatgagctatactatgaagttgtgggagagagttatggagcatcgactaggtcatgatacttctatctctctcaatcaatttggcttcatgctcgATCGTTCAActgtggaagcgatctttctcattagaagcttgatggagaaatatagagatgtgaagaaagatctacacatggtttttattgatttggagaaggcttatgatagtgttccaagagatgtcttatggagtgtgttataacaaaagagggtatctacatacaagtgttgaaagatatgtatgaaggagcaactactattgtgtgcacagtgggagggacacaagagatttttcgatctcaattggattacatcaaggatcagctataagctcttacctttttgcattagttttaaatgaattgacaaaacatatacaagagagtattccttgatacatgatgtttgcggatgatattattctgatagatgagacgcaaggtgtcaatagaaagctagagttttggagaagtattctagagttaaagggttttaagttaagtagaacgaagacataaCACACGCATTGCAAGTTTAGTAAAGGCTAAACTAGTTATAGGGAAGGAATtaatttggatggagtggtactgttccaaagtaatcactttaaatatctcggctcagtccttcaagtagatgagggatgtgaggaagatgttagtaataggattaaagccggatagttGAAGTAGAGAcgcgccacgggagttttatgtgatcacaagattcccaactcaactcaactcaactaagcctttatcccaaaaatttggggtcggcaataagttgaaatgaaaattttaccgtacagccatatgacCGGTTATGTTATATGTTAGTGAGTGTTAGGCACTGAAGGAATCGTATGCGTTTAAGATAaagagttgtagagatgagaatgttaaggtggatgagtggctatactagactagataaagcccgtaatgagagtattagagaaaaggtaggaatggtgccaattgaagataagttgagagaagggagattgaggtggtttggtcatgtgaagcgtagacatacagaggttccatttagacaagtagagcacattaggttagatgatagaaagaaaaaaaggggtagatctaaattgatttggaaaagagtagtacaatatgacctaaaagcattatgcattttttaggattcaacccaaaatcgtttagagtcgagaaagcgaattcatattgccgaccccaaatttttgggataaaggcttagttgagttgagttgagttgagttatatgGCTGCTTCTATTCCTGCTTCAAATTAGTAGAATTCAGGAGAAAGGAATGTATGCAATGCATTGAAAACTGATGGAGCATTTACATTCATTGCTTATAGATAATGAATGTTTAGATTTACGTTCATTCCAATCTTGGCGTTGTTGAGAATAAAGCCTCATAATTATGCTCTGCATTTATTCAATACATATACTATATCTGTGCAGGTATGTTGCAGTTGGGAATGAGCCTTTCCTCACAACCTATAATGGGTCATTCTTAAACGTGACCTTTCCAGCGCTTCAGAACATTCAAAATGCCCTCAATGAAGCTGGGGTGGGAGACTCTATAAAggccactgtacccttgaatgcCGATGTCTACAATTCACCCGATGACCAACCTTATCCATCTACTGGAAGATTCCGTAGTGATATTAGTGACCTCATGACGTCGATTGTTCAATTTCTAAATAAGAGCAATGCACCTTTCACAGTGAACATCTACCCTTTCCTAAGTCTCTACGGAAATGATAACTTCCCTATCAACTATGCTTTCTTTGATGGAGCATCACAACCCATTGTAGACAAAGGTACTGGGATTCAGTATACCAATGTTTTTGATGCCAACTTCGACACCCTGGTCTCAGCCCTCAAAGCAGTAGGATTTGGAGAGATGACCATTATAGTTGGGGAG comes from the Hevea brasiliensis isolate MT/VB/25A 57/8 chromosome 5, ASM3005281v1, whole genome shotgun sequence genome and includes:
- the LOC110652452 gene encoding glucan endo-1,3-beta-glucosidase 8, with translation MGNSWFLKWVLLLGLLGTCVYGLGVNWGTQATHKLPPKAVVQMLKDNGIQKVKLFDADRNTMSALAGTGIEVMVAIPNDQLAAMNDYNRAKDWVQRNVSIYNFNGGVNIKYVAVGNEPFLTTYNGSFLNVTFPALQNIQNALNEAGVGDSIKATVPLNADVYNSPDDQPYPSTGRFRSDISDLMTSIVQFLNKSNAPFTVNIYPFLSLYGNDNFPINYAFFDGASQPIVDKGTGIQYTNVFDANFDTLVSALKAVGFGEMTIIVGEVGWPTDGDKSATIAYAYRFYNGLLPRLASNRGTPLRPGFIEVYLFGLLDEDAKSIAPGNFERHWGIFRYDGQPKFGLDFTGQGQNKLPVGAQNVQYQPSKWCMFNPNANDLSKLADNINYACTFSDCTALGYGSSCNGLDANGNSSYAFNMYFQVQNQDPMACNFQGLAMVTSQNISQGTCNFIIQIASASSLVHSLLGFAFVIVLTFLLL